The nucleotide window GCCGAGGGCATCACTGTTTACGAGTTCACCACGGATAATCAGGAGCTCATCCGCATCCTGACCGCGAAAAAGGCGTTAGTGGACGATCACGGATGGGGGCTGCTCGATGTGCACGAGCTGGACACCCGGACTTTTGTCGGCGTGAACAGGCTGTCACAGTTCTTGTCGGTGCGGCAGAACCTCAAGGCCTATGCCGCGGTGGAAGTCAAGGGCGACAAGGCGCGACTGCCCTTGTTCGAGCTGTCAAAGGCCATCCAGAAGTTGGAGGAATCGGGCTCCAATGTGGAAATTCTCCAGACCGTCTGGCACGGCAAGCTGTCCTACGCCTTTTCCATGGTGGTCATGGCCCTCGTGGCCTTGGCGCTGATCACCTGGTCCGAGAACATGTACGCCAACATAGGCCTGTCGCTGATTTTCATCTTCGCCCAGTACGGGATTCACGTCATGGGGGTCTCGGCAGGGGAGCAGGGCGTTCTGCCGCCCATTGCCGCCGCCTGGATAGGCAACGGCATCATGGGCTCGCTGGCCTTGTTGCGGCTGGCATGGGCCACGGTCCCCGGACTCCAGCCAAGGGTCAGGGGATGGCTTGGTCAGGTGGCAGTGCTTCGGAGTTGATCAACGGGCGTATTCGCCCAGGATATCCCAGAGTTTTTCCTCGCCCCTGCCGGTCTTGCTGGAAAAAGCCAGCGGCAGCCTGTCGTGTTGCAGGATGTCCTTCCATTGGCCCTGGAGTTTGGCAAGATCGCGTTGCTTGGGCTTGTCCGCCTTGGTCAGTACCGGGATGACCGGAATGCCCATGCTTCGCAGGTATGAGGTCAATTCCAGGTCGATCTTCTGCGGGGGAATCCGGGAATCGAGCAGCACGACCACGGCCTTGAGTTGTTCGGCGGTGGTTATGTACCGTTCGATGAGCTTGGCCCATTTGTCGCGTTCGGTCTTGGAGCATTTGGCATAGCCGTAGCCGGGCAAATCGACGAGGAAATACCCGTCTGGATTGACTTTGTAGTAGTTGAGACTGCGCGTTTTGCCGGGCTTGGAGCTGATCTTGGCCAGTTGTTTCCGCCCTGCCAGCCTGTTGACCAGGGAGGATTTGCCCACGTTGGAGCGTCCGGCCAGGGCTATCTGCGGCTCTTCGAATGTCTCAAGCTGCTTGATTTCGTATATTGTTTTGACTAACTCGATGGTTCGGTTCATAAAGGAGTACCGCTTTCGTCGTTGGTTTATGTTGGTTCCGAGTGTTCGCTTTTTTCCCATGGTACGTCAAGAAATCGGGACGAACTAATTACATACGTCAAGGATATGATCATGGCCAAACGCACCTTTCTCATACTGAACGGCCCGAATCTGGGGCACATCGGCAAACGCCAGCCCGAAATTTATGGTTCGCAGTCCATGGACGACATGGTCGGACTGCTCAAGCAGGTCATGGGCGACAGGGCGGACGATATCCGCCTGGTTCATTTCCAGTCCAATTCCGAGGGCGCACTCATCGACCGGCTGGAAAAGGCCCGCGAGGAGGGCGTTGACGGTGTGGTCTTCAATGCCGGGGCGTACACGCATACCAGCTTGGCC belongs to Pseudodesulfovibrio portus and includes:
- a CDS encoding type II 3-dehydroquinate dehydratase — translated: MAKRTFLILNGPNLGHIGKRQPEIYGSQSMDDMVGLLKQVMGDRADDIRLVHFQSNSEGALIDRLEKAREEGVDGVVFNAGAYTHTSLAIADCLAWIGVPCVEVHISNIWARTGQPLRQQSLMGEQCVGVIAGFGILGYALGVQALHARLED
- the yihA gene encoding ribosome biogenesis GTP-binding protein YihA/YsxC, coding for MGKKRTLGTNINQRRKRYSFMNRTIELVKTIYEIKQLETFEEPQIALAGRSNVGKSSLVNRLAGRKQLAKISSKPGKTRSLNYYKVNPDGYFLVDLPGYGYAKCSKTERDKWAKLIERYITTAEQLKAVVVLLDSRIPPQKIDLELTSYLRSMGIPVIPVLTKADKPKQRDLAKLQGQWKDILQHDRLPLAFSSKTGRGEEKLWDILGEYAR
- a CDS encoding LptF/LptG family permease, which gives rise to MRGVFGLGVLSRYLIRQNLYLMGICLAVGTCIYLLSDIFDRLDDFIRAELGAETILLYFVVKVPMIVSQLMPAIFLLAMVLQFGILARSREMLALRAGGVSFAWFIRFFVIYALIWSGGQLVFSQFLGVFGDYEAHRIWKEDVHKRYIDELTIDNLWFRDGPFIVTARQAFPGMSRAEGITVYEFTTDNQELIRILTAKKALVDDHGWGLLDVHELDTRTFVGVNRLSQFLSVRQNLKAYAAVEVKGDKARLPLFELSKAIQKLEESGSNVEILQTVWHGKLSYAFSMVVMALVALALITWSENMYANIGLSLIFIFAQYGIHVMGVSAGEQGVLPPIAAAWIGNGIMGSLALLRLAWATVPGLQPRVRGWLGQVAVLRS